The Streptomyces tendae genome has a window encoding:
- a CDS encoding ABC transporter ATP-binding protein, whose protein sequence is MTSDPTLADLADRVTAGRNRPAYGHDALITCDRLVRVFTADGVEVQALQGLDLLVREGELMALVGASGSGKSTLMNILAGLDTPTAGAARVAGRDLLTMTAKDRLAYRREVVGFVWQQTSRNLLPYLTSAQNVALPMQLAGRRGRFRSARRARTEHALELLELLEVADCRDRRPHEMSGGQQQRVAIAVALAGDPSVLLADEPTGELDSNTAEQIFAAFRTANEQLGTTVVIVTHDQTVANEVSRTVAIRDGRTSTEVLRRSEVDEATGHEKLVAREYAMLDRAGRLQLPAEYTTALGMRDRVALELEPDHIAVRPDTDERD, encoded by the coding sequence ATGACCTCGGACCCCACTCTGGCCGACCTCGCCGACCGCGTCACGGCCGGCCGCAACCGTCCCGCGTACGGCCATGACGCGCTCATCACCTGCGACCGCCTGGTCCGCGTGTTCACCGCGGACGGGGTGGAGGTGCAGGCCCTGCAGGGGCTGGACCTGCTGGTGCGGGAGGGCGAACTGATGGCGCTGGTCGGCGCGTCCGGCAGCGGCAAGTCGACCCTGATGAACATCCTCGCCGGGCTGGACACCCCCACGGCCGGCGCGGCCCGGGTGGCGGGCCGCGACCTGCTCACGATGACCGCGAAGGACCGTCTCGCCTACCGCAGGGAGGTCGTCGGGTTCGTGTGGCAGCAGACCTCCCGCAACCTGCTGCCGTATCTGACCTCGGCGCAGAACGTCGCGCTGCCCATGCAGCTCGCCGGGCGCCGCGGCCGGTTCCGGTCGGCGCGCCGGGCCCGCACCGAACATGCCCTGGAACTGCTGGAGTTGCTGGAGGTCGCGGACTGCCGGGACCGGCGCCCGCACGAGATGTCCGGCGGCCAGCAGCAGCGGGTGGCCATCGCCGTGGCGCTGGCGGGCGACCCGTCGGTGCTGCTCGCGGACGAACCCACCGGGGAGCTGGACTCGAACACCGCGGAGCAGATCTTCGCCGCGTTCCGCACGGCGAACGAGCAGCTCGGCACGACCGTCGTGATCGTCACCCACGACCAGACGGTGGCGAACGAGGTCAGCCGCACGGTCGCCATCCGCGACGGCCGCACCTCCACGGAGGTGCTGCGCCGCAGCGAGGTGGACGAGGCCACCGGCCACGAGAAGCTGGTCGCCCGGGAGTACGCGATGCTGGACCGCGCGGGCCGCCTCCAGCTGCCCGCCGAGTACACCACCGCCCTGGGCATGCGCGACCGTGTGGCCCTGGAACTGGAACCGGACCACATCGCCGTCCGCCCGGACACCGACGAACGGGACTGA
- a CDS encoding ABC transporter permease yields the protein MTERPSRRPRETASGVTVPSGVTVPWVRTRLRAAPGAAVALALLVAVTAFLAAALPPAVDRYDDAGLRRALETAGPARTTVQFQTSDSDLYTSTGPWNERLDGDAVRGPFPKLLGLPGRSLPIDADQSSAGVRTTERMPAPDPFLSRPDRIDPKFHLFAATGLGEHSRIREGRLPEAPADNGPDTRTLEAAVSTETAAKLNIRVGSVIHLPRAEDTLAVRVTGLVTPRDPGGAYWSAVPLLRTPSLASVPDDPERRVFWVGALLVSPDAGPSLLGTAGFPARYWILAPDLSALHGRDLERLTSTLASLESGPLSERASAAVSPYLIADTELDRVLGDYDGLRSVIGPLVAVAVFGTGTVAAVVLCMAGGLAAQRRRTEFVLLRARGVSLRGLAGRLLAETAVVAVPAAALGLLAARLAVGQGRLRYSVAAAGGVALLAALALPLRAVAAHRAVGVHTGRDDVARARPSRKRLVAEVTLLALAAGAVLALRTRGTSDDGTASGDELVSLAPVLVAVIAALVMVRLYPLPLRGLARPARRMRGVVGPLSLARAGRASGSAVLPLLALLTALTTAAFGGSVLAGVSDARARAAELSVGADARVDGLGARPAGVAERVRRVSGVEDVTAVNVSYGARAANHQVPVALAGVDPDGYAALSRRMDLGPFDPDALRASGKKAVPALGSPGMVARFGTRPFEVRLEDGAAVSVRIMTVTEWTPAVAGDDFLVMDASVLSGGLTRPTGLLITGDRADPAALRKAAGGGARVVLRSAELASFVDSPLQSGAERVYAAAVAAGTGYAVLALLLTLLRAAPERAALLARLRTMGLTRAQGRRLLVLESLPQALLAALGGTLTAWAAIRLLAPGIDLTTVAVSTSSSLAVRAVLRTDPVSLLVPALAVVALTVGIAAVQAWWTGRRGSVRELRVGDAR from the coding sequence GTGACCGAACGGCCCTCCCGGCGGCCGCGCGAGACCGCCTCCGGAGTGACCGTGCCGTCCGGGGTGACCGTGCCGTGGGTGCGCACCCGGCTGCGGGCCGCTCCGGGCGCCGCGGTGGCGCTCGCCCTGCTGGTCGCGGTGACGGCGTTCCTCGCCGCCGCGCTGCCGCCGGCGGTCGACCGGTACGACGACGCGGGACTGCGCCGGGCGCTGGAGACCGCCGGCCCGGCCCGCACCACCGTCCAGTTCCAGACCTCGGACTCCGACCTGTACACCAGCACCGGACCGTGGAACGAACGACTGGACGGGGACGCCGTCCGCGGCCCGTTCCCCAAGCTGCTCGGTCTGCCCGGCCGGTCGCTGCCGATCGACGCGGACCAGTCCTCCGCGGGTGTCCGCACCACCGAGCGGATGCCGGCCCCGGACCCCTTCCTGTCCCGGCCGGACCGGATCGACCCGAAGTTCCACCTCTTCGCCGCGACCGGACTCGGGGAGCACTCCCGGATCCGGGAAGGCCGGCTGCCGGAGGCCCCCGCGGACAACGGCCCGGACACCAGGACACTGGAGGCCGCCGTGTCCACCGAGACGGCGGCGAAGCTGAACATCCGGGTGGGATCGGTCATCCATCTCCCCCGGGCGGAGGACACGCTGGCGGTGCGCGTCACCGGCCTGGTCACCCCGCGCGACCCGGGCGGTGCCTACTGGTCCGCCGTCCCCCTGCTGCGCACCCCGAGCCTGGCGTCGGTCCCGGACGACCCGGAGCGCAGGGTGTTCTGGGTCGGTGCCCTGCTGGTGTCCCCGGACGCGGGGCCGTCCCTGCTGGGGACGGCCGGGTTCCCCGCGCGGTACTGGATCCTGGCGCCCGACCTCTCCGCCCTGCACGGCCGTGACCTGGAACGGCTGACGTCGACCCTCGCCTCCCTGGAGTCGGGTCCGCTGTCGGAACGGGCCTCCGCCGCCGTCTCGCCGTACCTGATCGCGGACACCGAACTCGACAGGGTGCTCGGCGACTACGACGGTCTCCGCTCGGTCATCGGCCCGCTGGTCGCCGTGGCCGTCTTCGGCACCGGCACGGTCGCCGCCGTGGTTCTGTGCATGGCGGGCGGGCTCGCCGCCCAGCGGCGCCGTACCGAGTTCGTGCTGCTGCGCGCCCGCGGTGTGTCCCTGCGCGGTCTGGCGGGCCGGCTGCTGGCGGAGACGGCGGTGGTCGCCGTGCCGGCCGCCGCTCTCGGTCTGCTCGCCGCCCGGCTCGCCGTCGGCCAGGGCCGGCTGCGGTACTCCGTGGCCGCGGCCGGCGGTGTCGCCCTGCTCGCGGCGCTGGCGCTGCCGCTGCGGGCCGTCGCCGCCCACCGCGCGGTGGGGGTGCACACCGGCCGCGACGACGTCGCCCGCGCCCGGCCGTCCCGGAAGCGCCTGGTCGCCGAGGTGACGCTGCTCGCCCTGGCGGCGGGCGCGGTCCTGGCCCTGCGCACGCGCGGCACGTCCGACGACGGCACCGCCTCCGGGGACGAACTGGTGTCCCTGGCCCCGGTGCTCGTGGCCGTGATCGCCGCCCTGGTGATGGTGCGCCTGTACCCGCTGCCGCTGCGCGGACTGGCCCGTCCGGCGCGCCGGATGCGAGGGGTGGTCGGCCCGCTGTCGCTGGCCCGTGCGGGACGCGCGTCCGGTTCCGCGGTGCTGCCCCTGCTCGCGCTGCTGACCGCGCTGACCACGGCCGCGTTCGGCGGGTCGGTGCTCGCCGGGGTGAGCGACGCCCGTGCCCGCGCGGCGGAGCTCTCCGTCGGCGCCGACGCCCGCGTCGACGGCCTCGGGGCACGGCCGGCCGGCGTCGCCGAACGGGTCCGCCGCGTGTCCGGCGTCGAGGACGTCACCGCGGTGAACGTGAGCTACGGCGCCCGCGCCGCGAACCACCAGGTCCCCGTCGCACTCGCCGGTGTGGACCCCGACGGTTACGCCGCTCTCAGCCGGCGCATGGACCTCGGCCCCTTCGACCCGGACGCGTTGCGGGCCTCCGGCAAGAAGGCCGTCCCCGCCCTCGGCTCCCCCGGCATGGTCGCGCGTTTCGGCACCCGGCCCTTCGAGGTACGCCTGGAGGACGGCGCCGCGGTCTCCGTACGGATCATGACGGTGACGGAGTGGACGCCCGCGGTCGCCGGGGACGACTTCCTGGTCATGGACGCCTCCGTGCTGTCCGGCGGGCTCACCCGGCCCACCGGGCTGCTGATCACCGGGGACCGTGCCGACCCGGCGGCGCTGCGGAAGGCGGCGGGCGGTGGCGCGCGGGTCGTGCTGCGGTCGGCGGAACTCGCGTCGTTCGTCGACTCGCCGCTGCAGTCCGGGGCCGAGCGCGTCTACGCGGCCGCGGTCGCGGCGGGCACCGGGTACGCCGTGCTCGCGCTGCTGCTGACCCTGCTGCGCGCCGCACCCGAACGGGCCGCGCTGCTGGCCCGGCTGCGCACCATGGGCCTCACCCGGGCGCAGGGCCGCCGGCTGCTCGTCCTGGAGTCGCTGCCGCAGGCGCTGCTCGCCGCGCTCGGCGGCACCCTCACCGCCTGGGCCGCGATCCGGCTGCTGGCGCCCGGCATCGACCTGACGACCGTCGCCGTCTCCACCTCCTCCTCGCTCGCGGTGCGGGCGGTGCTGCGCACCGACCCGGTGTCGCTGCTGGTGCCGGCGCTGGCGGTGGTCGCCCTGACCGTCGGGATCGCGGCGGTGCAGGCCTGGTGGACGGGGCGCCGCGGGTCGGTGCGTGAGCTGAGGGTCGGGGATGCCCGGTGA
- a CDS encoding acyl-CoA thioesterase encodes MRHIYRCPLRWADMDAYGHVNNVVFLRYLEEARIDFLFRPEKDFKQGSVVARHEIDYKRQLVHRHHPVDVELWVTQIRAASFTLTYEVKDDDVVYVRASTVIVPFDFEAQRPRRLTAEEREFLQEYTDDAADEKEEAVAA; translated from the coding sequence TTGCGGCACATCTACCGCTGCCCGCTGCGCTGGGCGGACATGGACGCGTACGGCCACGTCAACAACGTGGTGTTCCTCCGCTACCTGGAGGAGGCCCGTATCGACTTCCTGTTCCGCCCGGAGAAGGACTTCAAGCAGGGGTCCGTGGTGGCGCGCCACGAGATCGACTACAAGCGGCAGCTCGTCCACCGGCACCACCCGGTGGACGTCGAGCTGTGGGTCACGCAGATCAGGGCGGCGTCCTTCACCCTCACCTACGAGGTGAAGGACGACGACGTGGTCTACGTCCGCGCGTCGACGGTGATCGTGCCGTTCGACTTCGAGGCGCAGCGCCCCCGGCGGCTCACCGCGGAGGAGCGCGAGTTCCTCCAGGAGTACACGGACGACGCCGCCGACGAGAAGGAGGAGGCCGTCGCCGCATGA
- a CDS encoding FtsX-like permease family protein has translation MDAARGSAGFVFARARANRPLLAAALLTVLLTTAVLATLAAYSTTIGDAALRHALTAPRDAADTTLLVKAEALPEGGREAADTAVREGAERAFDGLPVTLHTLARSGPYGLPLSLRGEGGRAGGEEPDLTHFAALDRTQVRITEGRAPSARPTGPEIEVALPVVAARELELRPGSRLTLANRLRGPSAQVRITGLYRPVDTSAPYWQLDELNGRGIVTDHYTTYGPLLADASVVTGDRVSAGPVGWLASAGFSGMTTGRIEALRTAMAEGVEALPSAPALHGSATVTSELPPTLDRIERSLFVSRSTLLVIALQLTLLAAAALLLVARLLTAERTSETRLLRARGASRARVARLAALEALLLAVPAAVCAPLLAGPLTRLLAGRGALARIGLHLDASVGTVAGQGAVWLVSVGVALGCALAVTLPALATPYGPGRAKPLPGVVRAGADVGLLVVAGVAYWQLSRRSGAVGEDLGVDPLLVVAPALALLAGTVLTLRLLPPLARLAERRAARGRGLPGALAGWQLSRRPMRGAGPVLLMVLAVALGMLAIAQGSSWQRSQDDQADFRAGAPVRVLTNGVEGPGRGAVYTGTPGARASAPAFRTTVPLSGRRTATVLALDTSDAADVLLMRSDLAEVPMRTALSELTPKGTTAGVRLPADTARLVLTAASHGADDGTTADLTATVEDPHGTPYALELGPLRQDGRPHDLAVDLLDADGGPPGPLTLTGFQLDSDQVAEKTRRHRLALTALTATDTAGRRHALELSAPWQPSAHGSGAMPAGGRGVRPRMVTGAPATVDYDTAPVPPDMSWLPSTLTIALRVPQPPVPVVDGVATDRYLASTGARIGQRLNVEINGDTVPVRLVRAVRELPTAPSGTPDDGGALLVNLRSVNRALQARRGDPVRPNEWWLAGEPGRAATVAAALRDRPDIDPSRVVVRDEIAAQLRDDPFGAGPGNAFAAAALAAAALTAVGFAVSAAGALRDRSAEFAVLRALGASRRRLARVVLVEYGVLVGTALAVGVLLGAVLARAVIPLVMLTADATRPLPDVLVVLPPLRVAALLAAVAAAPLAITAVLALRRADPVSSLRGRGGE, from the coding sequence GTGGATGCCGCACGGGGTTCCGCGGGGTTCGTGTTCGCCCGCGCACGGGCGAACCGCCCCCTGCTGGCCGCGGCCCTGCTCACGGTCCTGCTGACCACGGCCGTTCTCGCGACGCTCGCCGCCTACTCCACGACGATCGGCGACGCGGCCCTGCGGCACGCCCTCACGGCGCCCCGTGACGCCGCCGACACCACCCTCCTCGTCAAGGCCGAAGCCCTCCCCGAGGGCGGTCGCGAAGCCGCCGACACCGCCGTGCGCGAGGGCGCCGAACGGGCCTTCGACGGGCTGCCGGTGACGCTGCACACCCTGGCCAGGTCCGGCCCCTACGGCCTGCCGCTCTCCCTGCGGGGGGAGGGCGGGCGCGCCGGGGGCGAGGAGCCCGACCTGACGCACTTCGCGGCGCTGGACCGGACGCAGGTCAGGATCACCGAAGGGCGCGCCCCCTCGGCGCGGCCCACCGGCCCGGAGATCGAGGTCGCCCTTCCCGTCGTCGCCGCCCGTGAGCTGGAGCTGCGGCCGGGTTCCCGGCTCACCCTGGCGAACCGCCTGCGCGGGCCCTCCGCACAGGTGCGGATCACCGGCCTGTACCGGCCCGTCGACACCTCCGCGCCCTACTGGCAGCTCGACGAGCTGAACGGCCGCGGCATCGTCACCGACCACTACACCACCTACGGCCCGCTGCTCGCGGACGCCTCCGTGGTCACCGGGGACCGGGTCAGCGCGGGTCCCGTCGGCTGGCTGGCGTCGGCCGGCTTCTCCGGGATGACCACCGGGCGGATCGAAGCACTGCGCACCGCCATGGCCGAGGGCGTCGAAGCGCTGCCCTCCGCTCCGGCCCTGCACGGCTCGGCGACCGTCACCAGCGAACTGCCCCCCACGCTGGACCGGATCGAGCGGTCCCTGTTCGTCTCCCGTTCCACCCTGCTCGTCATCGCCCTCCAGCTCACCCTCCTCGCGGCAGCGGCACTGCTCCTGGTGGCCCGCCTGCTGACCGCCGAACGTACCTCCGAGACCCGGCTGTTGCGGGCCCGCGGCGCCTCCCGCGCCCGGGTGGCACGGCTCGCCGCCCTGGAGGCACTGCTGCTGGCGGTGCCCGCGGCCGTCTGCGCCCCGCTGCTGGCGGGCCCCCTCACGCGGCTGCTCGCCGGACGGGGCGCGCTGGCCCGGATCGGGCTGCACCTGGACGCCTCCGTCGGCACGGTCGCCGGACAGGGTGCCGTGTGGCTGGTGTCGGTGGGCGTGGCACTCGGCTGCGCACTGGCCGTCACCCTCCCCGCGCTCGCCACCCCCTACGGCCCCGGCCGCGCCAAGCCGCTGCCCGGCGTGGTGCGCGCGGGCGCGGACGTGGGACTGCTGGTGGTGGCCGGAGTGGCGTACTGGCAGCTGAGCCGCCGGTCCGGTGCCGTCGGCGAGGACCTCGGGGTGGACCCGCTGCTCGTCGTCGCCCCGGCGCTGGCCCTGCTGGCCGGCACGGTCCTGACGCTGCGGCTGCTGCCGCCGCTGGCCCGGCTCGCCGAGCGCCGTGCCGCCCGTGGGCGCGGGCTGCCGGGGGCGCTGGCCGGCTGGCAGCTCAGCCGTCGCCCGATGCGCGGGGCCGGCCCGGTGCTGCTGATGGTGCTCGCCGTGGCGCTGGGCATGCTGGCGATCGCCCAGGGCTCCTCGTGGCAGCGCTCGCAGGACGACCAGGCGGACTTCCGGGCCGGCGCGCCCGTGCGGGTCCTGACCAACGGCGTCGAGGGGCCGGGGCGCGGCGCGGTGTACACGGGGACACCCGGCGCCCGCGCGTCCGCCCCCGCCTTCCGTACGACCGTGCCGCTGTCCGGCAGGCGCACGGCCACGGTGCTGGCGCTGGACACCTCCGACGCCGCGGACGTCCTGCTGATGCGTTCCGACCTGGCGGAGGTGCCGATGCGCACGGCGCTGTCCGAGCTGACGCCGAAGGGCACCACGGCGGGCGTCCGGCTCCCGGCCGACACCGCGCGGCTGGTGCTGACCGCCGCGTCGCACGGTGCGGACGACGGCACCACGGCCGACCTGACCGCCACCGTGGAGGACCCCCACGGCACCCCGTACGCGCTGGAGTTGGGCCCGCTGCGCCAGGACGGGCGGCCGCACGACCTCGCGGTGGACCTCCTGGACGCCGACGGGGGGCCGCCGGGCCCGCTGACCCTGACGGGGTTCCAGCTGGACTCGGACCAGGTGGCGGAGAAGACCCGGCGGCACCGGCTCGCCCTCACCGCGCTGACCGCCACCGACACCGCCGGCCGGCGGCACGCCCTGGAGCTGTCGGCCCCCTGGCAGCCGTCCGCCCACGGCAGCGGCGCGATGCCCGCCGGCGGCCGCGGCGTGCGTCCGCGAATGGTCACCGGCGCCCCGGCCACCGTCGACTACGACACCGCGCCCGTCCCGCCGGACATGTCCTGGCTGCCCTCGACGCTCACGATCGCGCTGCGTGTCCCGCAGCCGCCCGTGCCCGTGGTCGACGGCGTGGCGACGGACCGGTACCTCGCCTCGACCGGCGCCCGGATCGGTCAGCGGCTGAACGTGGAGATCAACGGCGACACCGTCCCGGTGCGGCTCGTCAGGGCGGTGCGGGAGCTGCCGACCGCCCCGTCGGGCACGCCGGACGACGGCGGCGCCCTGCTGGTGAACCTGCGCTCCGTCAACCGGGCCCTCCAGGCCCGCCGGGGCGACCCGGTGCGGCCGAACGAGTGGTGGCTGGCGGGCGAGCCCGGCCGGGCCGCGACGGTGGCGGCGGCGCTCAGGGACCGGCCCGACATCGACCCGTCCCGGGTGGTGGTCCGCGACGAGATCGCGGCCCAGCTGCGCGACGACCCGTTCGGAGCCGGGCCGGGGAACGCGTTCGCCGCGGCGGCCCTCGCCGCCGCGGCCCTGACGGCGGTCGGTTTCGCGGTGAGCGCGGCCGGGGCGCTGCGGGACCGGTCCGCCGAGTTCGCGGTGCTCCGCGCCCTGGGAGCCTCCCGCCGACGGCTGGCCCGGGTGGTCCTCGTCGAGTACGGGGTGCTGGTCGGGACGGCGCTCGCGGTGGGCGTCCTGCTCGGCGCGGTGCTGGCCCGGGCGGTGATCCCGCTGGTCATGCTGACCGCCGACGCCACCCGGCCGCTTCCGGACGTACTGGTGGTGCTGCCGCCGCTGCGGGTGGCCGCGCTGCTGGCCGCCGTGGCCGCCGCCCCGCTCGCGATCACGGCCGTACTGGCCCTGCGCAGGGCCGACCCGGTGTCGTCCCTGCGCGGCCGGGGAGGTGAGTGA
- the ettA gene encoding energy-dependent translational throttle protein EttA — MAEYIYTMRKARKAHGDKVILDDVTLSFLPGAKIGVVGPNGAGKSTVLKIMAGLEQPSNGDAFLTPGYTVGILLQEPPLNEDKTVLENVQEGVAEVKGKLDRFNEIAEQMATEYTDELMDEMGKLQEQLDHANAWDLDAQLEQAMDALGCPPGDWPVANLSGGEKRRVALCKLLLEAPDLLLLDEPTNHLDAESVNWLEQHLAKYEGTVVAVTHDRYFLDNVAGWICEVDRGRLHGYEGNYSKYLETKATRLKVEGQKDAKRAKRLKDELEWVRSNAKGRQAKSKARLARYEEMAAEADKMRKLDFEEIQIPPGPRLGNVVVEVNNLTKGFGDKLLIDDLSFTLPRNGIVGVIGPNGAGKTTLFKMIQGFEEPDSGTIKVGETVKISYVDQSRENIDPKKTLWAVVSDELDYINVGQVEMPSRAYVSAFGFKGPDQQKPAGVLSGGERNRLNLALTLKQGGNLLLLDEPTNDLDVETLGSLENALLEFPGCAVVVSHDRWFLDRVATHILAYEGDSKWFWFEGNFESYEKNKIERLGPDAARPHRATYKKLTRG; from the coding sequence TTGGCTGAGTACATTTACACCATGCGCAAGGCGCGCAAAGCGCACGGCGACAAGGTGATTCTCGACGACGTCACCCTGAGCTTCCTGCCGGGAGCGAAGATCGGCGTCGTCGGCCCGAACGGCGCCGGTAAGTCGACGGTTCTGAAGATCATGGCGGGGCTGGAGCAGCCGTCGAACGGTGACGCCTTCCTCACTCCCGGTTACACCGTCGGCATCCTGCTCCAGGAGCCGCCGCTGAACGAGGACAAGACCGTCCTGGAGAACGTCCAGGAGGGTGTCGCCGAGGTCAAGGGCAAGCTCGACCGGTTCAACGAGATCGCCGAGCAGATGGCGACCGAGTACACCGACGAGCTCATGGACGAGATGGGCAAGCTCCAGGAGCAGCTCGACCACGCCAACGCCTGGGACCTCGACGCGCAGCTGGAGCAGGCCATGGACGCCCTGGGCTGCCCGCCCGGCGACTGGCCGGTGGCGAACCTCTCCGGTGGCGAGAAGCGCCGCGTGGCGCTGTGCAAGCTGCTGCTCGAGGCGCCCGACCTGCTGCTGCTCGACGAGCCCACCAACCACCTCGACGCCGAGTCGGTGAACTGGCTGGAGCAGCACCTCGCCAAGTACGAGGGCACCGTCGTGGCCGTGACCCACGACCGGTACTTCCTGGACAACGTCGCCGGGTGGATCTGCGAGGTCGACCGCGGCCGGCTGCACGGCTACGAGGGCAACTACTCCAAGTACCTGGAGACCAAGGCCACCCGCCTCAAGGTCGAGGGCCAGAAGGACGCCAAGCGCGCCAAGCGGCTCAAGGACGAGCTCGAGTGGGTGCGGTCCAACGCCAAGGGCCGCCAGGCCAAGTCCAAGGCGCGTCTGGCCCGCTACGAGGAGATGGCCGCCGAGGCCGACAAGATGCGGAAGCTGGACTTCGAGGAGATCCAGATCCCGCCGGGCCCGCGTCTGGGCAACGTCGTCGTGGAGGTCAACAACCTCACCAAGGGCTTCGGTGACAAGCTCCTCATCGACGACCTGAGCTTCACGCTCCCGCGCAACGGCATCGTCGGCGTCATCGGCCCGAACGGCGCCGGCAAGACCACGCTGTTCAAGATGATCCAGGGCTTCGAGGAGCCGGACTCCGGCACGATCAAGGTCGGCGAGACCGTCAAGATCTCGTACGTCGACCAGAGCCGCGAGAACATCGACCCGAAGAAGACGCTGTGGGCCGTCGTCTCCGACGAGCTGGACTACATCAACGTCGGCCAGGTCGAGATGCCGTCGCGTGCGTACGTGTCCGCGTTCGGTTTCAAGGGCCCGGACCAGCAGAAGCCGGCCGGTGTGCTCTCCGGCGGTGAGCGCAACCGCCTCAACCTCGCGCTCACCCTCAAGCAGGGCGGCAACCTGCTGCTCCTCGACGAGCCGACCAACGACCTCGACGTCGAGACCCTCGGCAGCCTGGAGAACGCGCTGCTGGAGTTCCCCGGCTGCGCCGTGGTCGTCTCCCACGACCGGTGGTTCCTCGACCGCGTGGCCACGCACATCCTGGCCTACGAGGGCGACTCCAAGTGGTTCTGGTTCGAGGGCAACTTCGAGTCCTACGAGAAGAACAAGATCGAGCGGCTCGGCCCGGACGCCGCGCGCCCGCACCGCGCCACCTACAAGAAGCTGACCCGGGGCTGA
- a CDS encoding methyltransferase domain-containing protein, which produces MDEPPVDGDGLALAARTALVREIEASGAFAADPVWREAFAAVPRHLFVPSYYVGVRGGYERRWGEHPDPAARERWLRGAYEDTPLAIRMRDGELLSSSSQPSLMALMLAGLRVRDGHRVLEIGTGSGYNAALLAHRLGDDSLVTTIDLDPEITESARRHLAAAGHRPAVVTGDGSRGVPARAPYDRIVATCALPAIPRAWLAQCRPGGRILGPFATGLVALTVRDARRAEGPFLNTPAYFVPLRGAGGPPQEPPDLDGLPSAARRSDLFRFLLELTAGTLGPGEAYDVWEREGRPQRERYGLTVDAEGVRAWLDGPAGRHVWPLPELSPGGW; this is translated from the coding sequence GTGGACGAACCCCCTGTGGACGGTGACGGCCTCGCCCTTGCGGCGCGGACGGCGCTGGTGCGGGAGATCGAGGCGAGCGGCGCCTTCGCGGCGGACCCGGTGTGGCGGGAGGCGTTCGCCGCCGTGCCCCGCCATCTGTTCGTGCCCTCCTACTACGTCGGCGTCAGGGGCGGGTACGAACGCCGGTGGGGCGAGCACCCCGACCCCGCCGCGCGCGAGCGGTGGCTGCGCGGCGCGTACGAGGACACCCCGCTGGCGATCCGGATGCGCGACGGCGAGCTGCTCTCCTCCAGCAGCCAGCCCTCCCTCATGGCGCTGATGCTGGCGGGCCTGCGCGTCCGGGACGGCCACCGGGTCCTGGAGATCGGCACCGGCAGCGGCTACAACGCCGCCCTGCTCGCCCACCGGCTCGGCGACGACTCCCTGGTCACCACGATCGATCTCGACCCGGAGATCACCGAGTCGGCCCGCCGGCACCTGGCGGCCGCCGGGCACCGCCCCGCCGTCGTCACCGGCGACGGGTCGCGCGGGGTGCCCGCACGCGCGCCGTACGACCGGATCGTCGCGACCTGCGCCCTGCCGGCGATCCCGCGCGCCTGGCTCGCCCAGTGCCGCCCGGGGGGCCGGATCCTCGGCCCGTTCGCCACCGGTCTGGTCGCCCTGACCGTGCGCGACGCCCGCCGTGCCGAGGGGCCGTTCCTGAACACGCCCGCCTACTTCGTGCCGCTGCGCGGCGCGGGCGGCCCCCCGCAGGAGCCGCCCGACCTGGACGGACTGCCTTCGGCGGCCCGGCGGAGCGACCTCTTCCGGTTCCTTCTCGAACTGACCGCCGGGACCCTCGGCCCCGGGGAGGCGTACGACGTCTGGGAACGCGAAGGCAGGCCGCAGCGCGAACGCTACGGCCTGACCGTCGACGCGGAGGGCGTTCGGGCCTGGCTGGACGGCCCCGCGGGGAGGCACGTCTGGCCGCTGCCGGAGCTCAGCCCCGGCGGATGGTGA
- a CDS encoding globin: MDGVTEIRRGTLQEQTFYEQVGGEETFRRLVHRFYQGVAEDPLLRPMYPEEDLGPAEERMTLFLMQYWGGPTTYSQNRGHPRLRMRHAPFKVDRAAHDAWLKHMRDAVDDLGLSEEHEQTLWKYLTYAAASMINSPD, from the coding sequence ATGGACGGCGTGACAGAGATTCGGCGCGGCACGCTTCAGGAGCAGACCTTCTACGAGCAGGTCGGCGGGGAGGAGACCTTCCGCCGGCTCGTCCACCGTTTCTACCAGGGAGTGGCCGAGGACCCGCTGCTCCGGCCGATGTACCCGGAGGAGGACCTGGGCCCGGCCGAGGAGCGGATGACGCTCTTCCTCATGCAGTACTGGGGCGGTCCGACCACGTACAGCCAGAACCGGGGTCACCCGCGGCTGCGGATGCGGCACGCCCCGTTCAAGGTCGACCGCGCCGCGCACGACGCGTGGCTGAAGCACATGCGGGACGCCGTGGACGATCTGGGTCTGTCCGAGGAGCACGAACAGACCCTGTGGAAGTACCTGACCTACGCGGCCGCCTCGATGATCAACTCCCCGGACTGA